One Kribbella sp. NBC_00662 genomic region harbors:
- a CDS encoding universal stress protein: MSDWNRTGPVVVEVDGSAENLRVVDYASAEALRVGAELVLVAPYSAHGSYSPMTPGYAPKSPAEQADAAVRAAVAHVRHRDGYGIELAGITEEGSRLRVLAHAARKARMLVIRRSRSRGPQRLVHTQTNLTLAARAGCPVVVVPLSWKPSLLDRKVAVGIDGTALSAEALEFAFGVAAGREADLIVVHAGVPAERAFSDEDPDCSWISRADHILSENLAPWTSRFPDVRVTRFLSSRQPAAALVHESGDVGLVVVGAHSGALPIDPVARRSMAAMTCPVAVVPHHLAEAVQADRRTDVLIGGES; encoded by the coding sequence ATGAGTGACTGGAACCGGACCGGACCCGTGGTGGTCGAAGTCGACGGCAGCGCGGAGAACCTCCGCGTGGTGGACTACGCGTCCGCCGAAGCACTCCGGGTGGGTGCGGAGCTGGTGCTCGTGGCGCCGTACTCCGCGCACGGCTCGTACTCGCCGATGACACCGGGGTACGCGCCCAAGTCCCCGGCCGAGCAGGCGGACGCGGCCGTGCGTGCCGCGGTGGCGCACGTGCGGCACCGCGACGGGTACGGGATCGAACTGGCCGGAATCACCGAGGAAGGTTCCCGGCTGCGGGTTCTCGCCCATGCGGCGCGGAAGGCCCGGATGCTGGTGATTCGGCGGTCCCGCAGCCGCGGCCCGCAACGGCTCGTGCACACCCAGACCAACCTCACGCTGGCGGCCCGGGCCGGATGCCCGGTGGTCGTCGTACCGCTGTCGTGGAAGCCGTCGCTGCTGGACCGGAAGGTTGCCGTCGGCATCGATGGTACGGCGCTGTCCGCGGAGGCGCTGGAGTTCGCCTTCGGTGTCGCGGCCGGCCGGGAGGCCGACCTGATCGTTGTCCACGCCGGCGTGCCGGCCGAGCGCGCCTTCTCCGACGAGGACCCGGATTGCTCGTGGATCAGCCGCGCCGACCACATCTTGTCGGAGAACCTCGCGCCGTGGACGAGCCGGTTCCCGGACGTGCGGGTCACGCGGTTCCTCAGCAGCCGGCAGCCGGCCGCGGCGCTGGTGCACGAGAGCGGCGACGTCGGCCTGGTCGTCGTCGGCGCACACAGCGGCGCGCTGCCCATCGACCCGGTGGCGCGGCGTTCGATGGCTGCGATGACGTGTCCGGTCGCGGTCGTCCCGCACCACCTGGCCGAGGCCGTGCAGGCAGATCGTCGGACCGACGTACTGATCGGAGGAGAGTCATGA
- a CDS encoding universal stress protein yields MTTKPVIHVGVDGSWRDTGALEWALQESLLRQEPLQVVHVIDDKVRYVPGWEPDLIDDAAMELVNEVQKHLDESPGDLDHGAELIVGPPARTLTEAAADGRMLVVGRRGMGTFRRMLIGSTSEAVVAHLTVPVVIVPEYWKPADHSGPVLVALDDSDSNAAVMEFAIAAAVERRLPVRIVHVWDLPAVYSWDAMNSAGISAEWAENAQRHFENVAAEWRQKYPDMTIQIDIRRGHAVDGIVTTAEQSDAQLLVVGTHHHTRLAALLAGSVTRGVLHHAVCPLAVVPM; encoded by the coding sequence ATGACGACCAAACCGGTCATCCACGTGGGAGTCGACGGCTCCTGGCGAGACACCGGTGCCCTGGAGTGGGCCCTGCAGGAGTCGTTGCTCCGGCAAGAGCCCCTCCAGGTGGTGCACGTGATCGACGACAAGGTCCGGTACGTCCCCGGATGGGAACCTGATCTCATCGACGATGCCGCGATGGAGCTCGTCAACGAGGTCCAGAAACACCTGGACGAGAGCCCGGGCGATCTCGACCACGGGGCCGAGCTGATCGTCGGGCCGCCGGCCCGGACCCTGACCGAGGCTGCCGCGGACGGCCGGATGCTGGTCGTCGGCCGCCGGGGGATGGGGACGTTCAGGCGAATGCTGATCGGCTCCACCTCGGAGGCGGTCGTCGCGCATCTGACCGTCCCGGTCGTCATCGTCCCGGAGTACTGGAAACCGGCCGACCACTCCGGCCCGGTGCTGGTGGCTCTCGACGATTCGGACAGTAACGCCGCGGTGATGGAATTCGCGATCGCTGCGGCCGTCGAGCGAAGACTGCCGGTCCGCATCGTGCACGTCTGGGATCTCCCGGCTGTCTACAGCTGGGACGCGATGAACAGCGCCGGCATCAGCGCGGAGTGGGCCGAGAACGCCCAGCGGCACTTCGAGAACGTGGCCGCCGAGTGGCGTCAGAAGTACCCCGACATGACGATCCAGATCGATATCAGGCGCGGACACGCGGTCGACGGGATCGTCACCACGGCTGAACAGTCCGACGCCCAGCTCCTGGTCGTCGGAACCCACCATCACACCCGGCTGGCAGCTCTGCTCGCCGGATCCGTGACCCGCGGCGTACTGCACCACGCGGTCTGCCCGCTGGCCGTCGTACCGATGTGA
- a CDS encoding nitroreductase family protein encodes MLTKDEVDILLTAATHAPSMHNTQPWRFEVHEPVVDVLLDKERTLDVADPAGRAARIGIGAAAFNIRVAAAVLGYKSRLVADPDPARPDVVARLFLGGRKTPVPGLGRMYGAVSQRHTYRGPLLDQPIPARVRDRLDEAARIEGAQLHWLGPWATSRLAELLRQTDTADLADEDRLHERLRWIGGDRSGDGVQDSALGPAPARPAVVRDLSLGFESPHRGQAVYETQPAIAILSTRAEDAVGWVHAGAALQRVLLTATSYDLTASFVNQVLERPETRIQVRELICGRYWPQMVIRIGYPAQPAGHTSRLDWHDSFDQWF; translated from the coding sequence ATGCTGACGAAGGACGAGGTAGACATCCTGCTCACGGCCGCGACACACGCGCCGTCGATGCACAACACGCAACCCTGGCGATTCGAGGTGCACGAGCCGGTGGTCGACGTACTGCTCGACAAGGAGCGCACGCTCGACGTCGCCGACCCGGCCGGCCGGGCGGCCCGGATCGGGATCGGCGCCGCCGCCTTCAACATCCGGGTGGCCGCGGCTGTGCTCGGGTACAAGTCGCGCCTGGTGGCGGATCCGGACCCGGCCCGCCCCGACGTCGTCGCCCGGTTGTTCTTGGGCGGTCGCAAGACACCGGTCCCCGGGCTCGGCCGCATGTACGGCGCGGTGTCCCAGCGGCACACGTACCGCGGGCCGCTGCTCGACCAGCCCATCCCAGCGCGGGTCCGCGACCGGCTCGACGAGGCGGCCCGGATCGAAGGCGCACAGCTGCACTGGCTCGGTCCGTGGGCGACCTCGCGGCTGGCCGAACTGCTACGGCAGACCGACACCGCGGATCTGGCCGACGAGGACCGGCTGCACGAGCGGCTGCGCTGGATCGGCGGCGATCGCTCAGGTGACGGCGTCCAGGACAGCGCCCTCGGGCCGGCCCCGGCACGCCCGGCCGTCGTCCGCGATCTGTCCCTCGGATTCGAGAGTCCGCACCGCGGTCAGGCCGTCTACGAGACGCAGCCGGCCATCGCGATCCTCAGCACGCGCGCGGAGGACGCCGTCGGCTGGGTCCACGCCGGTGCAGCACTCCAGCGAGTGCTGTTGACCGCGACGTCGTACGACCTGACGGCCTCGTTCGTCAATCAGGTGCTCGAACGCCCGGAGACCCGCATCCAGGTCCGGGAGCTGATCTGCGGCCGGTACTGGCCGCAGATGGTGATCCGGATCGGCTACCCCGCCCAGCCTGCCGGCCACACGTCCCGGCTGGACTGGCACGACTCCTTCGACCAATGGTTCTGA
- a CDS encoding universal stress protein produces MSTQTLPIVVGYDGSPGSVSALHWAAAAADRLLAPLRIVEAFEIVIVTRPAPGHVVPLEALRTARQKGLDEVAAGVRQKYAGVRVETNLVGGSAPKTLIDAARDARLVVLGSRGLGGWSGLLVGSVAVQVTTHAECPVVVVPHDEQPHGEEGPTVVVGIDGSKDSARAIDFAFDQADALHGEVVAVHAWTSPFLTYADGASMLQFDDEKIREESRLLVAESVAGAAADHPDVKWTTELSPGSAAPALVRRSASADLVVVGSRGRGGFTGLLLGSVSQSVLHHSHCPIAIVR; encoded by the coding sequence ATGTCGACACAGACGCTCCCGATCGTGGTTGGGTACGACGGCTCGCCGGGCAGCGTGTCCGCGCTGCACTGGGCCGCCGCCGCGGCAGACCGCCTGTTGGCGCCGCTACGCATCGTCGAGGCCTTCGAGATCGTCATCGTGACGCGCCCGGCGCCCGGGCACGTCGTACCGCTCGAAGCGCTGCGAACCGCTCGGCAGAAAGGTCTCGACGAGGTGGCGGCCGGCGTCCGGCAGAAGTACGCCGGTGTGCGGGTCGAGACCAACCTCGTCGGTGGCTCGGCTCCGAAGACCTTGATCGACGCGGCCCGGGACGCCCGGCTCGTGGTGCTCGGATCACGCGGCCTCGGCGGATGGAGCGGACTCCTGGTCGGCTCTGTTGCCGTCCAGGTGACGACGCACGCGGAGTGCCCGGTCGTCGTCGTCCCGCACGACGAGCAGCCGCACGGCGAGGAAGGCCCGACGGTCGTGGTCGGCATCGACGGGTCGAAGGATTCGGCCCGGGCGATCGACTTCGCGTTCGACCAGGCCGACGCCCTCCACGGCGAGGTCGTCGCCGTGCACGCCTGGACCAGCCCGTTCCTGACCTACGCCGACGGTGCCTCGATGCTGCAGTTCGACGACGAGAAGATCCGCGAGGAGTCGCGGCTGCTGGTAGCCGAATCCGTGGCCGGCGCCGCGGCGGATCACCCGGACGTCAAGTGGACGACCGAGCTCTCCCCAGGCTCCGCCGCCCCGGCCCTGGTACGGCGTTCGGCATCCGCGGACCTGGTCGTCGTCGGCTCCCGCGGCCGCGGCGGCTTCACCGGGCTCCTACTCGGCTCCGTCAGCCAGAGCGTCCTGCACCACAGCCATTGCCCGATCGCCATCGTCCGTTGA
- a CDS encoding universal stress protein codes for MSTTSHVLVGIDGSRDGLIALTWAASYATLHHAPLHAAYVVDDEQQPLAGPPSALPDDGSEVLDDALQELSRIGFRSATLEVLHGHPAKVLLELSEHSQALVVGRRGMGGFAELVLGSTSQACTALATQVPLIVVPDTWDPAAPARGRIVVGIDGSLEGQDALRFGFELAHLTGAEIHGVHAIEVRETYPDPNSWFDPSRQPCIERADELLTHTLDGWTAKYPEVRIQQRSVTDHPVLVLARESQDADLVVVGGVGRTAFSELRMGSVARGLLYHSHCPVAVVHPEN; via the coding sequence ATGTCCACCACATCGCACGTACTGGTTGGGATCGACGGATCCCGCGACGGTCTGATCGCTCTGACCTGGGCAGCGTCGTACGCGACGCTGCACCATGCGCCGTTGCACGCCGCATACGTCGTCGACGACGAACAGCAGCCACTCGCCGGCCCGCCGTCCGCTCTTCCGGACGACGGCAGTGAGGTGCTCGACGACGCACTCCAGGAGCTCTCTCGCATCGGATTCCGATCCGCGACCCTGGAGGTCCTGCACGGGCATCCGGCCAAAGTTCTGCTCGAGCTGTCCGAACACTCCCAGGCTCTGGTCGTCGGCCGCCGTGGCATGGGCGGCTTCGCCGAGCTCGTCCTCGGGTCCACCTCCCAGGCGTGTACGGCGCTCGCCACCCAGGTCCCGCTGATCGTCGTCCCGGATACATGGGATCCTGCCGCGCCGGCCCGGGGACGGATCGTCGTCGGCATCGACGGATCGCTGGAGGGCCAGGACGCGCTCCGCTTCGGCTTCGAACTGGCACACCTGACCGGAGCCGAGATCCACGGCGTCCATGCGATCGAGGTCCGGGAGACCTACCCGGACCCCAACTCGTGGTTCGACCCGAGCCGCCAGCCATGTATCGAGCGCGCCGACGAACTGCTGACCCACACCCTCGACGGCTGGACGGCGAAGTACCCGGAGGTCCGCATCCAACAGCGCAGCGTCACCGACCATCCCGTCCTCGTCCTGGCCCGCGAGTCCCAGGACGCGGATCTCGTGGTGGTCGGTGGCGTGGGCCGGACCGCGTTCTCCGAACTGCGGATGGGCTCGGTGGCCCGCGGTCTGCTGTACCACTCGCACTGCCCGGTCGCCGTCGTACACCCGGAGAACTGA
- a CDS encoding DUF2231 domain-containing protein, giving the protein MQTVNGLPAHVLLVHAVVVLLPLSAALLALTAVWPAARRRLAGPNAILSVLVVVLVPITTSAGEWLEHRVAPNPLVQRHAELGDTAIYAAVGVATLAVVLWWRQRESTGRSLVQRNFLAPTSNALTAALTVVAVLVAGVAVYDVVRIGDSGAKASWNNWAARS; this is encoded by the coding sequence ATGCAGACAGTCAACGGTCTCCCGGCCCACGTGCTCCTTGTGCACGCCGTCGTCGTCCTGCTCCCGCTCTCGGCAGCCCTCCTGGCGCTGACCGCAGTGTGGCCCGCGGCCAGACGTCGCCTCGCCGGCCCGAACGCGATCCTGTCGGTGCTCGTCGTCGTCCTCGTGCCGATCACCACCAGCGCCGGCGAATGGCTCGAACACCGGGTGGCGCCGAACCCGCTCGTCCAGCGGCACGCCGAACTCGGCGACACCGCGATCTACGCGGCCGTCGGCGTCGCGACACTCGCGGTCGTCCTCTGGTGGCGCCAACGGGAGAGCACCGGCCGCAGCCTGGTGCAGCGCAACTTCCTCGCGCCGACGTCGAACGCCCTGACCGCAGCCCTGACCGTCGTCGCCGTCCTCGTCGCCGGCGTCGCCGTGTACGACGTAGTCCGCATCGGCGACTCCGGCGCCAAGGCCAGCTGGAACAACTGGGCCGCACGCTCCTGA
- a CDS encoding FMN-binding protein, with product MTGHSERLRRNLVVGGGTGVLLVVLFLFPTSRNQVSSSSLPSATPGVVSTAPGTTDLTVNGTSEGTRYGPVQVRATIRSHRLTAVTALVYPASGGRDREISSFALPQLEQEAIAAQSATIDTVSGATFTSDGYRRSLQSALDAAHFRTGG from the coding sequence ATGACCGGTCACTCCGAGCGCCTGCGGCGGAATCTCGTGGTGGGTGGGGGAACCGGCGTACTGCTCGTCGTCCTGTTCCTCTTCCCGACAAGCCGGAATCAGGTGTCGAGCTCGTCGTTGCCGTCAGCAACTCCGGGAGTCGTCAGCACGGCACCAGGGACGACCGACCTGACGGTGAACGGGACGTCGGAGGGCACGCGGTACGGGCCGGTGCAGGTCCGGGCGACGATCCGGAGTCATCGTCTGACCGCAGTGACCGCGTTGGTGTATCCCGCGTCGGGCGGCCGTGACCGTGAGATCAGTTCGTTCGCCCTGCCGCAGCTGGAGCAGGAGGCGATCGCCGCGCAGAGCGCCACCATCGACACGGTGTCGGGGGCAACCTTCACCTCGGACGGGTACCGCCGTTCGCTGCAGTCCGCGCTCGACGCCGCGCACTTCCGGACAGGCGGCTGA
- a CDS encoding FMN-binding protein, producing MSPTAAVVVAGGVVDTQYGPVQVEMSVRGGRITKAHTLQHPSGDGQTDQINGYAVPQLNQETMAAQSAQIDTVSGATFTSEGYRQSLQSALDAAHRAGAR from the coding sequence GTGTCGCCCACGGCTGCGGTCGTCGTCGCGGGCGGCGTGGTCGACACGCAGTACGGTCCGGTGCAGGTCGAGATGAGCGTGCGCGGCGGACGGATCACCAAGGCACACACCCTGCAGCACCCGAGCGGCGACGGCCAGACCGATCAGATCAACGGCTACGCGGTACCGCAGCTGAACCAGGAGACGATGGCGGCGCAGAGCGCGCAGATCGACACCGTCTCCGGAGCGACGTTCACCTCGGAGGGATATCGCCAGTCCTTGCAGTCCGCGCTCGACGCGGCGCATCGGGCCGGTGCACGATGA